The following proteins are encoded in a genomic region of Desulfosporosinus youngiae DSM 17734:
- a CDS encoding ABC transporter substrate-binding protein, with translation MKRRLRVLPGILLAMMLVLSLAGCQNSRTADGQGVNAPQDQNGETKPEVIRLAGGDTGLPNPFKHYMRGPGMSKMQLLYDSLLEKSEEGDIPWLAKSWDVSDDGRVYTFHLEEKALWHDGKPLTAEDVAFSFAYYKDHPPVSNDLIANGKYLIESTKVLDEHTVEIKLPDFDNTYLSKIGFTRILPKHIWEKVSDPLTYEGEGAGVGSGPFVMEEYNPEQGTYRYTAFPQYWGLKPAVAAIEWVPASDGVMAFENGEIDLINATADVLTRYSGKPEYKVATKPSYHSYRLMMNMEKRPELQDVNLRRALAYGIDRQELVDKVDRGSATVSSMGYVPPDSPWYNPDIEQYPFNIQKSKDLLAGKTYAFEVLTGNTAPEVKVAELIKLTLAQAGIDLTIKSVDSKVRDNAVKTGQYELLIINSGGMGGDPDYLRSIYGKQSSTAALNQQNLMGYQNERINALSQEQAVERDPAQRKDMIFRLQKLIAEDVPMIILQGAVDNYVYRPEKYDGWMFRYDHNKTDHNKLSYLKRS, from the coding sequence ATGAAAAGACGTTTGCGGGTTTTGCCGGGGATTCTGTTGGCAATGATGCTTGTACTGAGCCTTGCGGGCTGCCAAAACAGCCGGACCGCCGATGGCCAAGGGGTTAATGCACCCCAAGACCAGAATGGAGAAACCAAGCCGGAGGTGATTCGCCTGGCGGGAGGGGATACCGGTCTGCCCAACCCCTTCAAACATTATATGCGGGGACCGGGAATGTCTAAAATGCAGCTCTTGTATGATTCTCTTTTGGAGAAAAGCGAAGAAGGGGATATCCCTTGGCTGGCTAAAAGCTGGGATGTCAGTGATGATGGAAGGGTGTATACCTTTCATCTTGAAGAAAAAGCCCTTTGGCACGACGGCAAACCTTTGACAGCAGAGGATGTTGCTTTTTCCTTCGCCTACTATAAGGACCATCCCCCGGTATCCAATGATCTGATCGCCAACGGCAAATACCTCATTGAAAGCACGAAAGTGCTGGATGAGCATACCGTAGAAATTAAACTGCCTGACTTTGACAATACCTATCTTTCTAAAATTGGCTTCACACGGATTTTGCCTAAACATATCTGGGAAAAGGTTTCCGATCCCCTGACCTATGAGGGAGAAGGAGCAGGGGTGGGAAGCGGGCCCTTTGTCATGGAGGAATATAACCCAGAGCAGGGAACTTACCGGTATACTGCTTTCCCTCAATATTGGGGTCTTAAACCGGCCGTTGCGGCCATTGAATGGGTACCGGCCAGTGATGGAGTGATGGCCTTTGAAAACGGAGAAATCGACTTGATTAATGCCACGGCCGATGTCCTTACCCGCTATAGCGGCAAACCCGAGTATAAAGTGGCGACCAAGCCATCCTATCACAGCTATCGCTTAATGATGAACATGGAAAAGCGCCCCGAGCTGCAGGATGTCAACCTGCGCCGGGCACTGGCCTATGGCATCGACCGCCAGGAATTAGTGGACAAAGTGGACCGCGGCTCCGCTACCGTCAGCAGCATGGGCTATGTCCCTCCGGACAGCCCCTGGTACAACCCTGATATTGAGCAATATCCCTTCAATATCCAAAAATCCAAAGATCTCCTGGCGGGGAAAACCTATGCCTTTGAGGTGCTCACAGGGAATACTGCTCCCGAAGTGAAAGTAGCCGAATTAATAAAGTTGACCCTGGCCCAGGCAGGGATCGATCTGACGATTAAAAGTGTTGACTCTAAAGTACGGGATAACGCCGTAAAAACAGGTCAATATGAATTATTGATTATCAACTCCGGCGGAATGGGAGGAGATCCGGATTATTTGAGAAGTATCTATGGCAAACAATCCTCAACAGCCGCCCTTAACCAGCAGAATCTCATGGGCTATCAAAATGAACGGATTAATGCTCTGTCCCAGGAACAAGCGGTAGAACGGGACCCCGCCCAGCGCAAAGATATGATATTCCGGCTTCAGAAGCTCATCGCTGAGGATGTGCCCATGATAATACTGCAGGGAGCCGTGGACAATTACGTTTACCGCCCGGAAAAATATGACGGCTGGATGTTTCGCTATGATCACAACAAAACCGATCACAATAAGCTTTCCTATCTCAAGAGAAGCTGA
- a CDS encoding ABC transporter permease produces the protein MRKGYLLVLLIIITINFFLPRLMPGDPFLYLSVEDGNVSSTFSEEQIVQYKTYYGLDKPLAAQYLSYLAKLARGDLGYSIYFNTSVLGIITSRVPWTIFIVLTSLLLSSLIGVSAGVVSAWLRGKPADTLLYSGMILLSEIPAFLLGVLLLFIFAAKLRWFPLSGGVSPFLSFSSNFDYLKDLLNHAALPVITLTLTRLGGFYLLSRNSMLTVIAKNFMTTARAKGLKKSRILFRHALRNALPPIITRIFMSLGTLFGGAVLIENVFNYPGIGRLMREAVVVRDYVLIEGIFLFITVTVLLMNFLADAVHKKFDPRV, from the coding sequence ATGAGAAAGGGCTACCTGCTGGTGCTGTTGATCATTATTACCATTAATTTTTTTCTGCCCCGTTTGATGCCCGGTGATCCTTTTTTATATCTTTCTGTTGAGGACGGCAATGTCAGTTCGACCTTTTCTGAGGAGCAGATTGTCCAGTATAAGACTTACTACGGTTTGGATAAGCCGCTGGCAGCTCAATATCTAAGTTATCTGGCTAAGCTGGCCCGGGGGGATTTAGGCTACAGCATTTACTTTAATACCAGTGTCTTGGGGATTATTACTTCCCGGGTCCCCTGGACCATCTTTATCGTCCTGACCTCGCTGTTGCTGAGCAGTTTAATAGGGGTTAGCGCCGGAGTGGTGTCTGCCTGGCTGCGCGGGAAGCCGGCGGATACACTCCTCTATTCGGGAATGATTCTCCTCTCGGAAATTCCCGCTTTTTTGCTGGGGGTTCTGCTGCTGTTTATTTTTGCCGCTAAACTCCGCTGGTTTCCCCTCTCAGGCGGAGTAAGTCCTTTCCTCTCTTTTTCTTCGAATTTCGACTATCTTAAAGACCTTTTAAACCATGCGGCCCTGCCGGTTATAACCTTGACCCTGACCAGACTGGGGGGATTTTACCTCCTTTCCCGCAACAGCATGTTGACAGTAATAGCTAAGAACTTTATGACCACGGCCAGGGCTAAGGGATTGAAAAAAAGCCGCATACTGTTCAGACATGCCCTGAGAAACGCCCTTCCGCCTATTATCACCAGGATTTTCATGAGTTTAGGGACCCTTTTTGGGGGAGCTGTTTTAATAGAAAATGTCTTCAATTATCCGGGGATAGGGCGGCTGATGCGTGAAGCTGTGGTAGTCAGAGATTATGTTTTAATTGAAGGTATTTTCCTTTTTATCACGGTTACCGTGCTGTTAATGAACTTCTTGGCCGATGCGGTTCACAAAAAATTTGATCCCAGGGTGTGA
- a CDS encoding ABC transporter permease: MRFFSQSNLLKSWKVRPWSKIKFNMTTGGKLGLTVVIFVFLTGVISGLFMDQAHQVPSGASLESPSWAHPLGTDDLGIDLWAQICHGAGISMLVGFGAAFLAGVGGSWLGILAGYYGKWADRLIMGLCDVMMVIPQLPMMIVFGAFFGSSLKNIIIVIAVLAWTGPARTVRARILSVRQDDYIRAAQGYGAGFFHLAMRHFIPAVTPIMMVSIIRIVSHAIVAEAGLAFLGLGDPVSKSWGMILNRSINFPGIYFTEYWQWWVMAPLLSLTLLVMAVAFVSRDLERLVNHKLEGSGK, from the coding sequence ATGCGATTTTTTTCGCAAAGCAACCTGCTGAAGTCCTGGAAAGTAAGGCCTTGGTCAAAGATAAAATTCAATATGACAACAGGAGGAAAACTAGGCTTAACGGTGGTTATTTTCGTATTCCTGACCGGGGTTATTTCCGGGCTGTTCATGGACCAGGCCCATCAGGTTCCTTCGGGGGCTTCTTTGGAATCCCCCAGCTGGGCCCACCCTCTGGGCACAGATGATTTGGGAATTGATCTCTGGGCCCAAATCTGCCATGGCGCCGGCATCAGTATGCTGGTAGGCTTTGGGGCGGCCTTCCTTGCCGGAGTGGGCGGCAGTTGGCTGGGGATTTTAGCCGGTTACTATGGAAAATGGGCTGACAGGCTGATCATGGGCTTGTGTGATGTTATGATGGTCATTCCCCAGCTGCCCATGATGATCGTCTTCGGCGCTTTTTTTGGTTCCAGTTTAAAAAACATCATCATCGTCATCGCGGTTTTGGCTTGGACAGGACCGGCCAGGACGGTGAGAGCCAGAATCCTCTCTGTCAGGCAGGACGACTATATTCGTGCCGCCCAAGGATATGGAGCAGGATTTTTTCACTTGGCTATGAGGCACTTTATTCCTGCCGTCACGCCCATCATGATGGTCAGCATCATCCGCATTGTCAGTCACGCTATTGTAGCGGAAGCCGGCTTGGCATTTCTGGGCTTGGGGGACCCTGTCTCCAAAAGCTGGGGAATGATTTTAAACCGCTCTATCAATTTTCCGGGCATTTATTTTACAGAGTACTGGCAGTGGTGGGTTATGGCCCCCTTATTATCCTTAACCCTGCTGGTCATGGCTGTTGCTTTTGTGAGCAGAGATCTGGAGCGGCTGGTTAATCACAAGCTGGAAGGTAGTGGAAAATGA
- a CDS encoding ABC transporter ATP-binding protein, producing the protein MNQVTLTVRNLSVCYEQISNIFAVHNVSFDLKGGERVGIIGESGSGKSSLALALMGLLQNQAVVQGEILYDGLPLNQLTEQEWNEYRWDKIALVFQNSLDVFNPVLTIGEQIVECIKRHSPLSPKAALEKTEDLLEMVGLDKSWCRAYPHQLSGGMRQKTLIAMALSCDPAILLVDEPTMALDAVAKNEIVRLLQRLQAEKGFALLVISHELPVIKSLTTRLMVMYAGNIMEAGPTGEMLQDALHPYTRGLVYASPAINPYRDMWGIPGEIERSSENQCPFYSRCKQSIEACQREHPLLADARPRRQVACIRGGIVTLLQGTNLHKKYPAKGKSIQACSACSLQVRSGEVVALIGESGSGKTTLAEILAGALPPDQGEVFFEGRRVKGNSETSRKGGLQMVFQDPLSTINEQFTIAEAVREPLDIIKEGGKEQRLNVVRSALKRVQLPSGDDFLARRCYTLSGGQRQRIALARSLVMKPKLLIADEISAMLDPSTGANILRLLKGLQNTEGFAMLYITHDLSLAQKIADKIYVMHRGIIIEEGALGEVFLNPQADYTKTLLINAGIIKGNQGHRRVACRRPKAKTAAKQLRLL; encoded by the coding sequence ATGAATCAGGTAACCTTAACGGTTAGGAATTTGTCCGTTTGTTATGAGCAGATAAGCAATATATTTGCCGTTCACAACGTCAGTTTTGACTTAAAGGGTGGGGAAAGAGTCGGCATTATTGGCGAATCCGGCTCCGGAAAATCCTCCCTGGCTTTGGCCTTAATGGGGCTGCTGCAAAATCAGGCGGTTGTTCAGGGGGAGATCCTTTATGACGGTCTCCCTCTCAATCAGCTTACGGAGCAAGAATGGAACGAATACCGCTGGGATAAAATTGCCCTGGTCTTTCAAAACAGCCTGGATGTTTTCAATCCCGTTTTGACCATCGGTGAACAAATTGTGGAGTGTATCAAACGGCATTCGCCGCTGAGCCCAAAAGCCGCTCTGGAAAAAACAGAGGACCTGCTGGAAATGGTGGGTCTCGATAAATCCTGGTGCAGGGCATACCCTCATCAGCTTTCCGGAGGCATGCGCCAAAAGACCCTGATTGCCATGGCCTTGTCCTGTGATCCCGCGATCTTGCTGGTGGATGAACCCACTATGGCTCTGGATGCCGTGGCGAAAAATGAAATTGTCCGGCTTCTGCAAAGACTGCAGGCTGAAAAAGGCTTTGCCTTGCTGGTTATCTCCCATGAGCTGCCGGTGATTAAAAGCCTGACCACTCGCTTGATGGTGATGTATGCCGGCAATATCATGGAAGCCGGGCCTACGGGAGAAATGCTGCAGGATGCCCTGCATCCTTATACCAGGGGGTTGGTTTATGCTTCTCCGGCCATAAATCCTTACCGGGATATGTGGGGAATTCCCGGTGAAATCGAGAGGAGCAGCGAAAACCAATGTCCCTTTTACAGCCGCTGTAAGCAAAGTATTGAAGCGTGCCAAAGGGAGCATCCGCTTCTTGCAGATGCCCGGCCCCGCAGGCAGGTAGCCTGTATTCGCGGAGGAATTGTAACTCTTTTGCAAGGGACGAACCTGCACAAAAAATATCCGGCCAAAGGAAAAAGCATTCAAGCTTGCAGCGCCTGCAGCCTTCAGGTCAGATCCGGGGAGGTCGTCGCTCTCATAGGGGAATCCGGCTCGGGCAAGACTACGCTGGCGGAGATTTTAGCGGGAGCCTTGCCGCCGGATCAGGGAGAGGTGTTTTTTGAAGGACGCAGGGTGAAGGGAAACAGTGAAACCTCCAGAAAAGGCGGCCTGCAGATGGTTTTTCAGGACCCTCTCTCCACCATCAATGAACAGTTCACCATTGCCGAGGCCGTACGGGAGCCTCTGGATATTATTAAAGAGGGTGGGAAGGAGCAGCGCCTGAATGTGGTTCGCTCAGCCCTTAAAAGGGTACAGCTGCCCTCTGGGGATGATTTTTTAGCCCGGCGCTGTTATACCCTGAGCGGAGGACAGCGGCAAAGGATAGCCTTGGCCCGCAGTCTGGTGATGAAGCCTAAACTTCTGATTGCTGATGAAATCAGTGCTATGCTGGACCCTTCAACAGGGGCCAATATTCTGAGGCTGCTCAAGGGACTGCAAAACACAGAGGGCTTCGCTATGCTCTATATTACCCATGACCTATCCTTGGCCCAAAAAATTGCGGACAAAATTTACGTTATGCACAGGGGAATTATCATTGAGGAAGGTGCCTTGGGGGAGGTGTTTTTAAATCCTCAAGCAGACTACACGAAAACTCTCTTGATTAATGCGGGGATTATTAAAGGAAATCAAGGGCACAGGCGTGTAGCCTGCAGGCGGCCAAAAGCAAAGACAGCCGCCAAGCAATTGCGGCTGCTTTAG
- a CDS encoding helix-turn-helix domain-containing protein, with translation MEVSAEEKLFYGHNITVIKREPDCTVYKMKDVCGEGTMTRYQVFPGIDLMYNDFYLQNCFLKLRPKVEMIGIDHCCQGCREWKLQNNLYMYLQERDLQKPQTCRAIDLPFSHYQGITIAIYIEEASNTLSALTDGFFLDLYGLRNKLCSCKRPFILKAGDSIQRIFSELYAVPDQIRENYFKIKVLELLLFLSVADVSPNSRARPYFPKNQVDAVREIRKYMTDHPDKHLTLEELSAQFGIPLTAMKACFKEIYGTSVYAYLRSCRIRTTANLLGQTTKSITDIARQVGYENPSKFAAAFKAVMNMPPLQYRNSKAVTPLWREPLDG, from the coding sequence ATGGAGGTGTCAGCTGAGGAAAAGCTTTTTTACGGTCATAATATCACGGTGATAAAAAGAGAACCGGATTGTACCGTGTACAAAATGAAAGATGTGTGCGGCGAAGGGACCATGACCCGCTATCAAGTTTTCCCGGGTATCGACTTAATGTACAATGACTTTTACCTGCAAAATTGTTTTTTAAAGTTGCGGCCGAAGGTCGAAATGATAGGAATCGACCATTGCTGCCAGGGCTGTAGGGAGTGGAAACTGCAGAACAATTTATATATGTATTTACAAGAGAGAGATTTACAAAAACCCCAAACTTGCCGGGCCATTGACTTACCGTTCAGCCATTATCAGGGCATAACCATTGCCATATACATCGAGGAAGCGTCGAACACTCTCTCCGCTTTAACAGACGGATTTTTTCTCGACTTGTATGGTTTACGCAATAAACTCTGTTCCTGCAAAAGGCCCTTTATTCTCAAGGCAGGGGACTCTATTCAGCGTATTTTTTCCGAACTCTATGCTGTGCCCGATCAGATCCGGGAAAACTATTTTAAAATTAAGGTTTTGGAATTGCTTTTGTTTTTGAGTGTCGCCGATGTCTCGCCAAACAGCAGGGCAAGACCTTACTTTCCCAAAAACCAGGTGGATGCGGTGAGAGAGATTCGGAAGTACATGACGGATCATCCAGACAAACACCTGACTCTCGAAGAATTGTCCGCCCAGTTTGGAATTCCCCTTACTGCCATGAAGGCCTGTTTTAAGGAGATTTATGGCACATCAGTCTATGCCTATCTCCGTTCCTGCCGTATCCGGACAACTGCCAATCTGCTAGGGCAAACAACAAAAAGTATCACTGACATTGCCCGTCAGGTCGGCTATGAAAATCCCAGCAAATTTGCAGCGGCCTTTAAAGCGGTCATGAATATGCCGCCCTTGCAATATAGAAACAGTAAAGCAGTCACTCCCCTCTGGCGGGAACCGCTGGACGGTTAA